Proteins co-encoded in one Cytobacillus sp. NJ13 genomic window:
- a CDS encoding ABC transporter substrate-binding protein, producing MKVKFLSFVLVLLVVLAGCSSDTEVRETAEIDFWFPVAVGGDVANIVDGIVEEFEKENPDIKVNAKYGGSYAETMTQVMASAQGGNPPELAVLFSIDLFTLLENDLIEEVTPLFDEEYLNDFYDGFMANSSIGDKVYSLPFQRSTIVLYYNKDAFKEAGLDPEAPPENWDQLVEYGKKLTKNGGKDQWGLEIPSTGYQYWMFQALALQTEDNIMSEDGKKVHFNAPYAKEAMDYWLSLGKEHKIMPEGVIEWATVPSDFLSGKTAMMYHTTGNLTNVKNNADFDFGVSFLPANNQFGSPTGGGNIYLFKDLPKANKEAAIKFMKFLTEPERVAQWSIDTGYVATRESAYETDLLKKYVEEFPPALVAREQLEYADSELATYQNGEVQKIFNDHIQSILTGQSSVDEGLEKAQEKAEEVLKPFQ from the coding sequence ATGAAGGTTAAGTTTTTATCATTCGTTTTAGTTTTACTGGTTGTCCTTGCCGGATGCAGCAGTGACACTGAAGTGAGAGAAACGGCTGAGATTGATTTCTGGTTCCCGGTTGCGGTTGGGGGGGATGTAGCGAACATTGTTGATGGAATTGTAGAAGAATTCGAGAAAGAAAATCCTGACATCAAGGTCAATGCGAAGTATGGCGGCAGTTATGCTGAAACGATGACACAGGTGATGGCGTCAGCGCAGGGAGGGAATCCGCCTGAACTTGCTGTTTTATTCTCAATTGATCTATTCACTTTACTTGAGAACGACCTGATCGAGGAAGTGACACCTTTGTTTGACGAAGAGTACTTAAATGATTTTTACGATGGATTCATGGCGAATTCTTCTATCGGAGATAAGGTATACAGCTTGCCATTCCAGCGCAGCACAATTGTCCTATACTACAACAAGGACGCATTCAAAGAAGCCGGACTGGATCCGGAAGCTCCACCTGAAAACTGGGATCAGCTGGTGGAATACGGGAAGAAGCTGACGAAAAATGGCGGTAAGGACCAATGGGGTCTTGAAATCCCGAGTACTGGATACCAGTACTGGATGTTCCAGGCTTTAGCACTTCAGACTGAAGACAACATCATGTCTGAAGATGGAAAGAAAGTGCACTTCAACGCACCTTACGCAAAAGAAGCGATGGATTATTGGTTGTCCCTTGGAAAAGAGCATAAGATCATGCCGGAGGGTGTCATTGAATGGGCGACAGTTCCTTCTGACTTCTTGAGCGGAAAAACAGCGATGATGTACCACACGACAGGTAATCTGACAAATGTGAAGAACAATGCAGACTTTGATTTCGGTGTATCATTCCTGCCGGCAAATAATCAGTTTGGATCCCCGACTGGAGGAGGAAACATCTACTTGTTCAAAGATCTTCCCAAAGCTAACAAGGAAGCTGCGATCAAGTTCATGAAATTTCTTACGGAACCTGAGCGCGTAGCTCAGTGGTCTATCGATACAGGATATGTCGCCACTAGAGAATCTGCTTATGAAACGGACTTGCTGAAAAAGTATGTAGAGGAATTCCCGCCTGCACTTGTTGCCCGCGAGCAATTGGAATATGCGGATAGCGAATTGGCAACTTACCAAAATGGTGAGGTGCAGAAAATTTTCAATGATCATATTCAATCGATCTTGACTGGACAAAGCTCAGTTGACGAAGGATTGGAAAAAGCTCAGGAGAAAGCAGAAGAAGTGCTGAAGCCTTTTCAGTAA